The DNA region CGTGGTCGGGTTCGACATCGCCGGGCCCGAGGACGGGCATCCCGCCTCCGCGCATCGTGCGGCATTCGACTATCTGGCAGCCGAGTTCCTCCCGGTCACCGTGCACGCCGGCGAGGCGGCGGGCCCCGCATCCATCCGCTCCGCGCTCATCGACGGGCGCGCGCTGCGCCTGGGGCACGGCGTGCGCATCGCGGAGGATCTGCAGCTCGTGGGCCGGGAGGGGGACGAGGTGCAGGTGCAGTTCGGGGATCTCGCGCGCTGGGTGCGCGACAGGGAGATCCCGCTGGAGCTCTCGCCCACCTCGAACCTGCAGACCGGTGCGATCGCGCAGTGGGGCGACGAGTTCGCCGACCACCCCTTCGACCTGCTCCATCAACTGGGCTTCTCCGTCACCGTGAACACCGACAACCGCACGGTCAGCGGCACGACCCTCACCCGGGAGCTCGGGCTGCTCGTGGACGCGTTCGACTACGACCTCGACGACCTCGAGGAGTTCCAGTTCAACGCCGCCTCCGCCGCGTTCCTGCCCGTGGAGGAGCGCGAGGAGCTCGTGGAGATGATCGCCGACGGCTTCCGGCGCTGAGCCGAAGCCCAGCCGGCGACTCAGCCGGCGGCCACCTCGGCGGCCCGCGCGACGAACGCCTCACGGACGGCGGGGAACAACGGATGCCCGGCGTCGAGCCCCGTCACCTCGGAGGCCAGCGACTCGGCGTCCTCGGCGCGCAGCCGCGCCTGCAGCGTCGCCGACTCCTCATCCGTGGGCACGTCGAAGGCCAGCGCGGCCCGGACGGCCACCAGCAGTGCGTCGACGCTGAGCCCCCGCTCGACGGCCTCGGCGGCCGGCCCGATGAATCTCTCGTGGCGGGACAGCTTGCGCAGCGGCTGACGGCCCACGCGCTGCACGGTGTCGGGGAGCGCCGGGTTCGCGAAGCGGCGCAGGATGGTCGCCCGGTACTCGGCCAGCTCGGCGGGGTCCAGCCCGTGCTTGGCCGACAGCAGCGCGGAGGTCTCCTCCAGCGCGGCGGCGACCTGGGCGGTGATGCCGTCATCGGCGAGCGCATCGGAGATGCGCTCGATGCCCGCCTGTGCGCCGAGGTACGCGGTCGCGGCGTGACCGGTGTTGACCGTGAACAGCTTGCGCTCGATGTACGGCGCGAGGTCGTCCACGAAGTGCGCACCGGGGATGTGCGGGGGCGTGTCCCCGAAGGGCCCGCGCTCGATGGCCCACTCGTAGAACGGCTCCACGGTGACGTCGATGCCGGCGCCTTCGGGCTGGCCGGGGACGATGCGGTCCACGGCGGTGTTGGCGAACACGGCACGGGCCGACAGGACCCCCCATTCGTCGCCGGCGCGCTCGGTGATCT from Microbacterium soli includes:
- a CDS encoding adenosine deaminase, with the translated sequence MSIDQHDDMTVQGASLRDLPKISLHDHLDGALRLSTILDLAADAGVDVPATDAPGLRRWFAERSRSGSLVEYLTAFTLTTAVMQTEEALTRIAREYVLDLAEDGVIHGEVRWAPEQHVRGGLTPEQAVAAVGRGIAEGEDEAEDTGYSIRVTQILSAMRQDDRSLQIARLAVANRERGVVGFDIAGPEDGHPASAHRAAFDYLAAEFLPVTVHAGEAAGPASIRSALIDGRALRLGHGVRIAEDLQLVGREGDEVQVQFGDLARWVRDREIPLELSPTSNLQTGAIAQWGDEFADHPFDLLHQLGFSVTVNTDNRTVSGTTLTRELGLLVDAFDYDLDDLEEFQFNAASAAFLPVEEREELVEMIADGFRR
- a CDS encoding mannitol-1-phosphate 5-dehydrogenase, encoding MKAVHFGAGNIGRGFVGLLLHQGGYELVFSDVATALVDAINAADDYTVHEVGEGGADTRVTGFRAIDSAADPGGLVAEIADADVVTTAVGPTVLRFVAAPILDALRRRDPGAAPLQVMACENAIGATDLLRAEITERAGDEWGVLSARAVFANTAVDRIVPGQPEGAGIDVTVEPFYEWAIERGPFGDTPPHIPGAHFVDDLAPYIERKLFTVNTGHAATAYLGAQAGIERISDALADDGITAQVAAALEETSALLSAKHGLDPAELAEYRATILRRFANPALPDTVQRVGRQPLRKLSRHERFIGPAAEAVERGLSVDALLVAVRAALAFDVPTDEESATLQARLRAEDAESLASEVTGLDAGHPLFPAVREAFVARAAEVAAG